A genome region from Labilibaculum antarcticum includes the following:
- a CDS encoding lipopolysaccharide biosynthesis protein: MAINQLKAGATLSYVTIVLTNIVGLLMTPFILKMLGAAEYGLYVLIGAFVGYLTLLDFGLNNTIVRFVAKYRAEKDAEGEANFLGMSIFIYCCISLVLVLLGVIFYYNLESVFDKSMSVVELGKAKVMFVILIFNLAITLPGNSFAGIASGYEKFVFPRIASIIKYIIRSILIVTILFFEAKSVGMVILDTIMNLMLISANAYYAIKILKIKISFKRFDKNLLKIIFRYSVWIFVFALVGQFQWKSGQMVLGVLTSTTTVAIFAIGIMLGSYYGAFSSAITGVFLPRATKMAVEEASGEELTDMMIRIGRISLLVLLYVFGAFLLYGQQFIILWVGEEFIEAWRIALLIMVAYTVPLVQGFGNSILEAKGKLAFKAVLYLSFVTIGTASGAYLAPKYGATGMIIGSVSGWLISQNIMNIYYTKVINLNIMRFFSELTHRLLLSMIGILLVGMLIRLLPGNGWSNFVVKASLYSLMYIITMYKIGMRDYEVEILRSLIYKGKGALKYSRIGIKLIGIFNSKI; the protein is encoded by the coding sequence ATGGCAATAAATCAACTTAAAGCAGGAGCTACTCTTTCCTATGTAACTATTGTCCTAACCAATATTGTTGGTTTATTAATGACTCCGTTTATTTTAAAAATGTTGGGAGCTGCTGAGTATGGCTTGTACGTATTAATAGGGGCTTTTGTTGGTTATTTGACTCTTTTAGATTTCGGATTGAATAATACAATTGTTAGGTTCGTTGCAAAGTATAGAGCTGAAAAAGATGCGGAGGGGGAAGCCAATTTCCTTGGTATGAGTATTTTTATTTATTGTTGTATCTCATTGGTTTTAGTGCTTCTAGGAGTCATTTTTTATTACAATTTAGAGAGTGTATTTGATAAATCGATGTCTGTTGTGGAGCTGGGGAAAGCTAAGGTCATGTTTGTTATATTGATTTTTAATCTAGCAATAACTTTACCAGGTAATTCATTTGCAGGGATCGCTTCAGGATATGAAAAATTTGTATTCCCAAGAATTGCAAGTATTATTAAGTATATCATACGATCAATTCTAATAGTTACGATTTTATTTTTTGAAGCAAAATCAGTTGGAATGGTTATTTTGGATACAATTATGAATTTGATGTTAATAAGTGCAAATGCATATTATGCAATCAAAATTTTAAAAATTAAAATTTCATTTAAACGATTTGATAAGAATTTATTAAAGATAATATTTAGATATTCAGTTTGGATTTTCGTTTTTGCGTTGGTTGGTCAGTTTCAATGGAAGAGTGGGCAAATGGTATTAGGTGTTTTAACAAGTACTACCACTGTTGCTATATTTGCAATTGGTATAATGTTAGGCTCTTACTATGGTGCTTTTTCGAGTGCAATTACGGGTGTTTTTCTTCCAAGGGCAACTAAAATGGCTGTAGAAGAGGCTTCGGGCGAGGAGTTAACCGACATGATGATACGTATTGGTCGTATTTCATTACTTGTTTTGTTATATGTTTTTGGCGCATTTTTACTATACGGTCAACAATTTATAATCCTATGGGTTGGTGAGGAGTTTATTGAAGCTTGGCGCATAGCACTACTAATAATGGTTGCTTATACTGTGCCCTTAGTACAAGGATTTGGAAATTCTATTCTTGAGGCCAAAGGGAAGTTGGCTTTTAAAGCTGTTTTGTACCTATCATTTGTTACTATTGGCACTGCTTCAGGTGCATATTTAGCTCCTAAATATGGTGCTACGGGTATGATTATTGGAAGTGTTTCTGGATGGTTAATCTCGCAGAATATAATGAATATCTACTATACAAAAGTTATAAACTTAAATATTATGCGCTTTTTTAGTGAGTTGACGCATCGACTTTTGTTGAGTATGATTGGAATCCTTCTGGTTGGAATGTTGATTAGGTTACTTCCAGGTAATGGGTGGTCTAATTTTGTAGTAAAGGCATCTTTATACTCATTGATGTATATTATTACTATGTATAAGATAGGTATGCGTGACTATGAAGTAGAGATACTAAGAAGTCTTATTTATAAAGGGAAGGGAGCTTTAAAATACTCTAGGATTGGGATAAAGTTAATAGGAATTTTTAATTCAAAAATATAA